The nucleotide window GACGACGCGAAGATTCTCGAAGAAGCCGGGGCGTTTGCCGTCGTTCTGGAGTGCATCCCCTCCTCTTTGGGCAAGACCATCACCGAGTCCGTCTCGATCCCGACCATCGGCATAGGCGCCGGCCCCGATTGCGACGGCCAGGTCCTGGTCATTCATGACATACTGGGTCTTTACGAGCGGTTCACGCCGAAGTTCGTCAAACAATACAGCGCCTTGAACAAAAGCATCCGGCGGTCCGTGAAAAAGTTCATGCAGGAGGTGAAGGAGGGGTCCTTCCCCGACGAGAACCACTCCTTCCGTTGAGAAATCAGGAACTGTAAACGGAAATTTTCGCCTTCTCCTTCAATTTTCTGAGGAGAGCCTCATAGGCCTGTTCCTTTTTCTGGTTTTTCAGATAACCGGTGATCCGCGACTTGATTTCCTCGTTCAGGGGCATGGCTTTCGGCCCTTCCCTGTGGAGGACCTGAATGATGTGGTAACCGTATTCGGTTTTGACGACGGGGCCGATCTCCTTTTCCTTCTGGGAGAAGGCCGCCTCGTCAAAGGCCTTCACCATCTGTCCCTTCGTAAAAACCCCCAGGTCCCCTCCGGCCTGAGCGCTGGGACAATCGGATTTCGCCGCGGCGACGTCGGCAAAATCGGCGCCATTTTGCAATTCCTTCCGGATGGCCTCCGCCTTCGCCTTCTTTTCCGCCAGGGTCCTGGCGTCGTCTTCATCTGACGTTTTCACCAGGATGTGCCGGGCCTGGACCGATTCGGGCACAAGGAACTTGTCCTTGTTGTTCCGGTAAAAATCGTTGATTTCCTTATCCGTCACTTTAGGATCCTGGGCGATCCTGGATTTGAGCAGTTTCTCGATTCGCACGCTCAGCCTGATCTCCTCTTTCGCCTGGCTCTTCGTCAATCCGTTTTTTTTCAGAAATTCTTCATAGGTCAGCTCGGGCGGAAGGGATTCCCTCAACTTGGCGGTCGCCTCCGTGATTTCCTTTTCGGACGCGGCGATTCCCAGGCGATTCACCTCGTTGCTCAAAAGGGTTTTCATGATGAAATGGTTGATGATACTCGCCCTGACTTCGTTTTTTGTCTGCTCCAGCTTGTTCGCAGGGACCTGTGACTTGATGATATTCATCTTGGCCTTCAGATCGTTTTCCAGCTCCGTTTTCGTCAGCTTGACGCCATCGACGACGATCACCGCGTCCGCCATCTCCGGCGGGGCCTGGGCGTTGTCCAGGATCGTGTCCGGCGCGGGTTCCGCGACGGTTTCCTTTTGGGCGGCCGTTTTCCCCTTGTTCGAGTCACACCCGACAACCAGCGTCAATCCCAGAAGCAGGGCGAGACAAAGGAGGATAGCGCCTTTACGAAAGCTCTTCATTGCCTGTTCTCCTCGATCGTTTGTGATCGGCCTTCCGGAATGCACGGACTTCCGGCGGCCGAATGTTCCGGCACTTTATGCCCATTGGGGCCGTCCGTCAAGGGAATATCTTTTCCCGCCCCGCGGCCCCCAAAGCCCTCTCCATATCCATCATGATTTCCAGGGCTTCCTCGGGACAGACCCCCGCGGACAGGGGGGGGCCAGAGAGGGGGCGGCCCGTTCTTTCGGCCATGCCGTTTATGGCCCGGTGCATGGCCACCCGGGGGTAACCGTGGTCCGTCAGGTGGTGAGCGAGTCTCAGGGTGGCGAGGCCGTCAAACCAGTTATGGAACTGCCGGCGCAGATTTTCCCGCCGGGGAAAGTTCCTTTTCAGCTTCTCCCAGACGGACATGAAGCCGACTTCTTCGAGAAACGGCGGGAGGGCCCCGTCAATCTCCCCCGCCGCCTCCATGATGTCCCGGCCTTCCGTGAATGAGCCGCTGTCCATCACCCCGAGCCAGTCCCGGATGATCGTGAATATGGCCGGGTCATAAAACAGGTGGGTTTCCCCCTCGTCCCGGATCAGGGCATCGACCTTCCGGCCCGTCCCGAAAGGGGTGCGCGCCGACAGGCGCGGCGAGGGGTAAACGGTCGTCCCCTCCACCGACCCGATGCCCCTTATTTTGGCGAGCTTGTTCAGAAAATAGAAATCCTCCCCGGCGAGCCTCTTCGGCATCCCCCTGACCATGGCGTAGGCCCGGGCGGAACAGACGATCGTCGAACCGATGGCATGAAACGCGTAGGGCGACCCGGCGTGCTTCAAGCCGACGCCGTGATACCGCAGGTAAGCCTCGTAGGCCGCGGCGGCCCCGCGGATGGCCTCGTCGTCGCTTTTTTCGTGGGAGAAGGGCACGACCGCCGCCAGGGTCCGGTTCAGGGCAAAGTGGCGGAACACGGATTCGAGATAGTCCGGTTCGACCCGGGTGTCCGCGTCCAGGCTCAAAAGGAGGTTCCTCCCGTTCATGTCCGGCTCCATCACGGCCAGGGCCAGATCCATGCCGATTTTTCTCGCCGTTCCCACACCGGCTTTTTCGGGAAAGGCCAGGCCGTCCGATGAGGCGTCCACATAGGCGAGTCGCATGGGGCTGTTTAGGATCCCGTCGATCCGCCTTTGCTGAACCGGATCGTTCCCCTCAACAGTTTCCCCCCGCCGGAGCCCCTCCAGAAGGGCCATGGTTTTCCCGTTGTTCCCGATCTCCTCTTCCGTTGAATGGGGACGGGCCCGATTGTTGACGACGCAGACCACGAGGGTCCGCCGCAGGGCCTCGGGGGCGTTCCTCGAAAGGCTGTGCAACGTTTCCAGGATGGCCGGATACTCCGCCAGGGCGGGAATCACGACGGCGTGATGGATCCCGCTCCATGAAGAGGCGGCCAGACGCCAGGGCCCCCTTTCGGCGTACCGGGCCAGGTACTTTTCAACATGGTTTTTCAAACTAAAAGTCTCTCTTGAACATATTCAAGTAACATATCGTAATCATTGGAATGAAACCACCTGATCGCGACGCCCCTGCGTTCCATCCGCCGGAACCAAGTCTCCTGCCGCTTGGCGAATTGATGGATTTTTGTTTCGAGGGACCGGAACATCTCCCCCTCCGAGAGACGTCCCCGGAGGTACCGGGCGATGTAGCGGTATTCGAGGCCGAAGGTGTCCAGCCTTTCCCAGGACACCCCCCCGTCCTTCAGAGCCCGGACCTCCTCGATCAGTCCGGCGTCGAGACGGTCCCGCAGTCTCCGCGTAATCCTCCCCCGCAATTCGCCCCGCTCCCACCGGATACCCACGGTCAACGGTGAAACAGCGCCCAGGGTCTCCTGTTCCGCCCCGGCCGGGTCACGACCGCCATGCCGGGCGATTTCGACGGCCCGGACCAGGCGGTCCCGGTCGTCCAGGTCCGTCCGGTTGTGCGGGATCACGTCGGTCATGGAGAAATAGAAATCCCTGAGGGCCTCCATATCCAGTCCGGCCAGGCGTTCTCTCAGGTCCGGGTCTTCGGGGACGGCCCTCAACGGGTACTTCAGAATGACCGACTCCAGGTACAGCCCCGTTCCCCCGACCAGAAGAGGGGCCTTTCCTCGGTTCCGGACC belongs to Deltaproteobacteria bacterium and includes:
- a CDS encoding glycosyltransferase family 2 protein, with protein sequence MKNHVEKYLARYAERGPWRLAASSWSGIHHAVVIPALAEYPAILETLHSLSRNAPEALRRTLVVCVVNNRARPHSTEEEIGNNGKTMALLEGLRRGETVEGNDPVQQRRIDGILNSPMRLAYVDASSDGLAFPEKAGVGTARKIGMDLALAVMEPDMNGRNLLLSLDADTRVEPDYLESVFRHFALNRTLAAVVPFSHEKSDDEAIRGAAAAYEAYLRYHGVGLKHAGSPYAFHAIGSTIVCSARAYAMVRGMPKRLAGEDFYFLNKLAKIRGIGSVEGTTVYPSPRLSARTPFGTGRKVDALIRDEGETHLFYDPAIFTIIRDWLGVMDSGSFTEGRDIMEAAGEIDGALPPFLEEVGFMSVWEKLKRNFPRRENLRRQFHNWFDGLATLRLAHHLTDHGYPRVAMHRAINGMAERTGRPLSGPPLSAGVCPEEALEIMMDMERALGAAGREKIFP
- the miaA gene encoding tRNA (adenosine(37)-N6)-dimethylallyltransferase MiaA; amino-acid sequence: MPGNTKHNLLVILGPTASGKTGIAVRVASEIGGEIISADSRQVYRGMDLGTGKDLSEYEVGGRFVPYHLIDVIDPQEEFNLFAFQRAFAAAYREVRNRGKAPLLVGGTGLYLESVILKYPLRAVPEDPDLRERLAGLDMEALRDFYFSMTDVIPHNRTDLDDRDRLVRAVEIARHGGRDPAGAEQETLGAVSPLTVGIRWERGELRGRITRRLRDRLDAGLIEEVRALKDGGVSWERLDTFGLEYRYIARYLRGRLSEGEMFRSLETKIHQFAKRQETWFRRMERRGVAIRWFHSNDYDMLLEYVQERLLV